A part of Aegilops tauschii subsp. strangulata cultivar AL8/78 chromosome 2, Aet v6.0, whole genome shotgun sequence genomic DNA contains:
- the LOC109762320 gene encoding exopolygalacturonase-like, translated as MEPRPRPVAVAVNALLCVLSLCVSAAEAENVTTYDAKNFGAKGNGVDDDTKALVAAWKKACGTPGTVTLVIPPGTYYIGPAHFHGPCEAVAITFFLQASTCGVLMAATDLKRFGNDWIEFGWVTNLTVVGQNGGVIDGQGAASWPFNKCPVRKDCKVLPTSVMFLNNQNTVVRDITSVNSKFFHIALLHNNNMRMSNLRIHAPENSPNTDGIHIERNTGVIISDSRIGTGDDCISIGQGNHNIYIARVHCGPGHGMSVGSLGRYVGEGDVTSIHVTDMTFQGTMNGVRIKTWENSPTKSFAARMLFENMVMKDVQTPIIIDQKYCPYYNCEHRYVSGVTIEDIKFKNIKGTSTLPVAVLLRCGVPCRGVVLQNVDLSYNGQAGTLSHCENANATYVGYQHPQPCI; from the exons ATGGAGCCGCGGCCGCGCCCGGTGGCCGTCGCCGTCAACGCGCTGCTCTGCGTCCTCTCTCTCTGCGTGTCCGCGGCCGAGGCCGAGAACGTGACCACCTACGACGCCAAGAACTTCGGCGCTAAAGGCAACGGGGTCGACGACGATACCAAG GCGCTGGTGGCGGCATGGAAGAAAGCGTGCGGGACGCCTGGCACGGTGACGCTGGTGATCCCGCCGGGGACCTACTACATCGGGCCCGCGCACTTCCACGGCCCCTGCGAAGCCGTCGCCATCACCTTCTTCCTCCAGGCAAGCACTTGT GGggtgctcatggcggcaacggaTCTGAAGCGTTTTGGCAATGACTGGATTGAGTTCGGGTGGGTGACAAACCTCACCGTGGTTGGCCAGAACGGCGGCGTCATCGACGGCCAGGGCGCCGCCTCCTGGCCATTTAACAAGTGTCCCGTCCGAAAGGATTGCAAAGTCCTTCCCACC AGTGTGATGTTCTTGAACAACCAGAACACGGTGGTGCGCGACATCACCTCGGTGAACAGCAAGTTCTTCCACATCGCGCTGCTGCACAACAACAACATGAGGATGAGCAACCTCCGGATCCACGCGCCCGAGAACAGCCCCAACACGGACGGCATCCACATCGAGCGGAACACGGGCGTGATCATCTCCGACTCCCGTATCGGCACCGGCGACGACTGCATCTCCATCGGCCAGGGGAACCACAATATATACATCGCCCGTGTCCACTGCGGCCCGGGCCACGGCATGAGCGTTGGTAGCCTCGGCCGCTACGTCGGCGAGGGCGACGTCACTAGCATCCACGTCACCGACATGACCTTCCAGGGCACCATGAACGGCGTCCGCATCAAGACATGGGAGAACTCCCCTACCAAGAGCTTCGCCGCGCGCATGCTGTTCGAGAACATGGTGATGAAGGACGTGCAGACCCCCATCATCATCGACCAGAAGTACTGCCCTTACTACAACTGCGAGCACAGGTACGTCTCCGGGGTCACAATCGAGGACATCAAGTTCAAGAACATCAAGGGAACGTCGACGTTGCCCGTGGCCGTGCTGCTCCGGTGCGGCGTGCCGTGCCGCGGCGTCGTGCTGCAGAACGTCGACCTCAGCTACAACGGACAGGCAGGCACCTTGTCACACTGCGAGAACGCCAATGCCACCTACGTTGGCTACCAGCACCCACAGCCATGCATCTAG